CCCTCCGTGGCGTAGAGCCGGTAGCCGACCTCGTGCAGCATCTTGATGATAGGGCCTGCCTCCGGCTTGTCCCTGTCCGCGATGCTCAGCAGAATGGCGCCCCTGGGCGGCAGGAGCAGCCCCGCGGCCAGCAGAGCCTTGGCCAGCGCCGGCGGGAAGGTGTTGTCAATGCCCATCACCTCGCCGGTGGACTTCATCTCCGGGCCCAAGTACGTGTCCACGCCGCGCAGCTTGGACATGCTGAAGACGGGCGCCTTGACGCCGACGATTTTCGGCCCTTTCCACAGCCCGGTCACGTAGCCCTGCTCCGCCAGGCTCGCGCCCAGCATCACTTTGGTGGCGACCCGCACCATGGGAACGCCCGTCACCTTGGACAGGAACGGGACCGTGCGGCTTGCGCGGGGATTGACCTCCAGCACGTAGATCTGGGGCTTCCCGTTGTTGCTTGAGCGCATGGCGACGAACTGGATGTTCATCAGCCCCTTCACCTTCAGGCCCAGGGCGATGCGCACAGTATAGTCCACCAGCGTGCGCACCTCGTCGCCGGTGAGGGTCAGGCCGGGGTACACCGCCATGGAGTCGCCGCTGTGGACGCCCGCCCGCTCAATGTGCTCCATCACGCCGGGAATCAGCACCGTCTCCCCGTCCGCTATGGCGTCCACCTCGCACTCGCGGCCCTCCATGTACTTGTCAATGAGGATGTTCTTGCCGCTGCCCACGTCCACCGCCGCGGACATGTAGTGCAGAAGCTCAGAGGCGTTGTGGACGATCTCCATGGCGCGTCCGCCCAGCACGTAGCTGGGACGCACCAGCACCGGGTAGCCGATGAGCTGGGCCACCTTCAGCGATTCCTCCGCGTTGTTGACCGTCCCGCCCGGCGGCTGGGGGATGCCCAGCCCGTCCAAGAACTCGTCGAAGCGCTGGCGGTCGGAGGCGATGTCAATGGCGTCCGCCGTGGAGCCCAGGATGGGCATGCCCGCCCGCGCCAGCGACTGGCTCAGGTTGATGGCCGTCTGCCCGCCGAACTGGACCACCGAGGGCGTGTGTCCGTTCTCCGCCCCCTCGCCAGCCTCGTTGTCCAGCAGGTCGCGGATGCTCTCCTCGTCCAGCGGCTCGAAGTAGAGGCGGTCGCTGGTGTCGAAGTCGGTGGAGACCGTCTCCGGGTTTGAGTTGACCATGATGCTCTTGACGCCGCTGGCCTGCAGCGCCCAGGCGGCGTGGACGGAGCAGTAGTCGAACTCGATGCCCTGCGCGATGCGGATAGGTCCGGAGCCGATGACAACGGCCTTCTTGCCCGGCAGCGGCAGCGCTTCGTTCTCCTGCTCATAGGCGCTGTAGAAGTACGGCGTGGCCGCCGCGAACTCCGCGGCGCAGGTGTCCACCATTTTGTACACGGGCCGGATGTTCCACTGGCGGCGCAGCGCGCGCACCTGCTCCGGCAGGCGGTCGGCCAGCGTGGCGATGACGTCGTCCGAGAAGCCCTTGCGCTTGGCCGCCCGCAGCAGGTCGGCGTCCAGCGGGCCGGAGAGGAGCCGCCGCTCCATGGCGACGATGTTCGCCATCTTGCGGATGAACCACGGGTCAATGCCCGTGCGCCGGGAGAGGTCGTCCGGAGTCGCGCCGCGCCGCAGGCCCGACAGGAGCGCCCACAGGCGCATGTCGTTGGGGTGCAGAGGCAGCCGCTCCGTGTTCCCGTTGCGCCAGGCCGGGTCTTCCCACAGGAGCGTGCGCTTGCCCAGCTCCAGGGATCGGATGGCCTTCTGCAACGCCGCCTCAAAGGTGCGGTCAATGGCCATGACCTCGCCGGTGGCCTTCATCTGCGTGCCGGTCCTGCGGTCGCCGGACGGGAACTTGTCGAAGGGCCAGCGCGGGATTTTGACGACGCAGTAGTCCAGGGCCGGCTCGAAGGCGGCGCAGGTCTTCTTCGTCACCGCGTTCGGTATCTCGTCCAGGCGCCTGCCGACGGCGATCTTGGCCGCGACGCGCGCGATGGGATAGCCCGTCGCCTTGCTCGCCAGAGCGGAGCTGCGGCTGACGCGCGGGTTCACCTCGATGACGTAGTAGTCGGTGGGCGTCTTCGCCTTGAATGTGCCAGGCTCGCGGGCGACGACGGGGTGCGGCGCCAGCGCGAACTGGACGTTGCACCCGCCCTCGATCTTCAGCGCGCGGATGATCTTCAGGGACGCGGTGCGGAGCATCTGGTATTCCTTGTCGGAGAGCGTCTGGCTGGGCGCGACGACAATGCTGTCGCCGGTGTGTACGCCCATGGGGTCAATGTTCTCCATGTTGCAGATGGTGATGCAGTTGTCCGCGCCGTCGCGCATCACCTCGTACTCCAGCTCCTTCCACCCGGTCAGGCACTGCTCGACAAGCACCTGATGGATGGGGCTGGCGGATATGCCCGCGCCCGCTATCTCGTCCAGCTCCGCCGCGTCTTGCGCGATGCCTCCGCCGGTGCCGCCGAGGGTGAACGCGGGCCGGATGACCACGGGGAAGCCGATGCTCCCGGCCACGCGCCGCGCATCCTCCAGGGTGGTGACCGTCTCGCTCTCCGGCACAGGCTCGCCAATCTCCTG
This portion of the Dehalococcoidia bacterium genome encodes:
- the carB gene encoding carbamoyl-phosphate synthase large subunit, with the translated sequence MPDAKPKKVMVIGSGPIIIGQAAEFDYAGTQACRSLREEGVQVVLVNSNPATIMTDEEIADIVYIEPLTVGVLERIIARERPDGLLPTLGGQTGLNLAVELAEAGILDKYNVRLLGTSLETIKKAEDRELFKKMLQEIGEPVPESETVTTLEDARRVAGSIGFPVVIRPAFTLGGTGGGIAQDAAELDEIAGAGISASPIHQVLVEQCLTGWKELEYEVMRDGADNCITICNMENIDPMGVHTGDSIVVAPSQTLSDKEYQMLRTASLKIIRALKIEGGCNVQFALAPHPVVAREPGTFKAKTPTDYYVIEVNPRVSRSSALASKATGYPIARVAAKIAVGRRLDEIPNAVTKKTCAAFEPALDYCVVKIPRWPFDKFPSGDRRTGTQMKATGEVMAIDRTFEAALQKAIRSLELGKRTLLWEDPAWRNGNTERLPLHPNDMRLWALLSGLRRGATPDDLSRRTGIDPWFIRKMANIVAMERRLLSGPLDADLLRAAKRKGFSDDVIATLADRLPEQVRALRRQWNIRPVYKMVDTCAAEFAAATPYFYSAYEQENEALPLPGKKAVVIGSGPIRIAQGIEFDYCSVHAAWALQASGVKSIMVNSNPETVSTDFDTSDRLYFEPLDEESIRDLLDNEAGEGAENGHTPSVVQFGGQTAINLSQSLARAGMPILGSTADAIDIASDRQRFDEFLDGLGIPQPPGGTVNNAEESLKVAQLIGYPVLVRPSYVLGGRAMEIVHNASELLHYMSAAVDVGSGKNILIDKYMEGRECEVDAIADGETVLIPGVMEHIERAGVHSGDSMAVYPGLTLTGDEVRTLVDYTVRIALGLKVKGLMNIQFVAMRSSNNGKPQIYVLEVNPRASRTVPFLSKVTGVPMVRVATKVMLGASLAEQGYVTGLWKGPKIVGVKAPVFSMSKLRGVDTYLGPEMKSTGEVMGIDNTFPPALAKALLAAGLLLPPRGAILLSIADRDKPEAGPIIKMLHEVGYRLYATEGTAAMITAMGLPVTMITKKLREGHPNVVDVVVDGTVNAVINTVSGVAGRTALRDGFDIRRAAVERRIPCFTSLDTARAAAEALLQGAASYNVKRHMEYLEEGNRT